In the Bacillota bacterium genome, one interval contains:
- a CDS encoding dihydrodipicolinate synthase family protein, translating to MQSFVEKMTGVICPIVTPLKEDESLDEKGLRRLVNHLLRGGVNGVFVLGTSGELPTLTDRVRLKAVEVVVDEVRGRVPVLAGAGEAGTKRSIELARTLSKIGVQGLVVCPPYYFQSNSQSELIDHFAAVAGSIELPVMIYNIPQTTKTSIEAETVEVLSRIDNIVGVKDSSGDFTHFQELLMRFRKEQSFRVFQGAERLSGISVLYGADGVVAGLSNVAPRLVVDLYLAAKSGNIGEVFRLQEKLNHLFKIHLFGSWLSGLKTSLEILGICGGRVSAPIFEVKHHTAEIKRILEECELFPGGIYSGEASA from the coding sequence GTGCAATCATTCGTGGAAAAAATGACCGGCGTTATCTGCCCGATTGTGACACCGCTCAAAGAGGACGAGTCGTTGGACGAGAAGGGTCTTCGTCGCCTGGTCAACCATCTACTCAGAGGGGGAGTAAACGGCGTTTTTGTTTTGGGAACAAGCGGGGAACTCCCAACGCTTACTGACCGCGTCAGGTTAAAGGCGGTTGAAGTTGTCGTTGACGAGGTACGAGGTCGGGTACCGGTTCTGGCAGGAGCCGGGGAAGCGGGAACCAAGAGATCCATTGAGCTGGCGCGAACCCTGAGTAAAATCGGAGTCCAAGGTCTGGTTGTCTGTCCCCCTTATTACTTCCAGAGCAACTCCCAGTCCGAATTGATCGATCATTTTGCTGCGGTGGCCGGGTCTATTGAGCTTCCTGTTATGATCTATAACATTCCCCAAACTACGAAGACATCAATTGAGGCGGAAACGGTCGAAGTTCTGTCCAGGATTGACAACATTGTCGGAGTCAAGGATAGTTCAGGGGACTTTACTCATTTTCAGGAACTCTTGATGCGTTTCCGCAAGGAACAGTCATTCCGCGTGTTTCAGGGCGCCGAACGCCTTAGTGGAATAAGTGTGCTTTATGGAGCGGACGGCGTTGTAGCCGGGCTGTCTAATGTTGCCCCGAGACTGGTTGTAGATCTCTACCTGGCAGCCAAGAGTGGCAACATTGGCGAGGTCTTCAGATTGCAGGAGAAACTGAATCACCTTTTCAAAATTCATCTGTTTGGTTCCTGGTTAAGTGGACTAAAAACGTCTTTGGAGATTTTGGGAATATGTGGAGGGCGTGTCAGCGCCCCGATTTTCGAAGTTAAACACCATACCGCCGAAATAAAGAGAATACTCGAGGAGTGCGAACTTTTTCCTGGGGGGATATATAGTGGAGAAGCTTCAGCATAG
- a CDS encoding SDR family oxidoreductase, with protein sequence MQDKVNEYNVMQMLRLNNQVALVTGGARNLGFDMALALAEAGADVAITSRSLDRAAESSRKIAELTGRKVVPYQLDVRYEDQVIRVVDQVLADFGRIDILVNNAGNVVSTPENNGLERRPLEEWQNTIDVNLTGVFLCSKHVVARAMKPAKRGVIINLGSTAGMIGKDRRVYRGTNMGGVTIDYEAAKAGVINMTRDMACHLAPDGIRVNCISPAGFWRGQPEAFVKAYSETIPMGRMGMDGKEIKGAVVFLASEAASFITGVNLPVDGGLTAW encoded by the coding sequence ATGCAAGACAAGGTGAATGAGTACAACGTAATGCAAATGTTGCGGCTCAACAATCAGGTTGCACTTGTAACAGGAGGGGCGAGAAACCTGGGTTTTGATATGGCCTTAGCCCTAGCTGAGGCTGGCGCCGATGTTGCCATTACGAGCAGGTCTTTAGATAGGGCTGCGGAATCAAGCCGGAAAATTGCCGAACTTACGGGGAGAAAGGTAGTACCCTATCAACTTGACGTAAGGTATGAAGACCAAGTAATCAGAGTAGTTGATCAAGTACTGGCGGACTTTGGCAGGATAGACATCCTGGTGAATAACGCCGGTAACGTTGTGAGTACTCCTGAAAATAACGGCTTGGAACGACGGCCCCTTGAGGAATGGCAAAACACGATAGATGTCAATCTGACTGGGGTTTTCCTCTGCTCTAAACATGTTGTCGCCCGGGCAATGAAGCCTGCAAAACGGGGGGTCATTATCAACCTGGGTTCAACAGCCGGCATGATAGGAAAGGACCGTCGAGTCTATAGGGGTACGAACATGGGCGGAGTCACGATAGACTACGAAGCCGCCAAGGCTGGCGTAATCAATATGACACGGGATATGGCTTGCCACCTGGCACCGGACGGAATCAGGGTCAACTGTATCAGCCCTGCCGGTTTCTGGCGCGGTCAGCCGGAGGCATTTGTAAAGGCGTACAGCGAGACAATTCCTATGGGCCGGATGGGCATGGATGGCAAAGAAATCAAGGGTGCCGTGGTCTTTCTGGCTTCGGAAGCTGCTTCTTTTATCACCGGAGTAAATCTCCCTGTTGACGGGGGATTGACAGCCTGGTAA
- a CDS encoding FadR family transcriptional regulator yields MILTKTGRVKKMKPIPSAKRFRLVMQAIQDFIIEKELQPGDRLPTEMELSTALQVSRPSVREALKSLEVLGVIEIKAGDGMFVRSFSYDPIIEHLPYNMMFDRDDLDEVMDIRVTLELGYIAKAVEQITEKDLKQLGSLLSDMEQAVKDADMRAYVKADGEFHRVLYEPVGNNLLLKLLDIFWKLLQNAHDFAELADPDLEQSYDRHRKIYNAVANRDSKKAYMLLRDHFRFTQEHIYGSNRSKTTACLVVEHFPS; encoded by the coding sequence GTGATACTCACGAAGACAGGTAGGGTGAAGAAGATGAAGCCGATACCAAGTGCAAAACGATTTCGGCTTGTTATGCAAGCTATTCAGGACTTTATTATTGAGAAGGAACTACAGCCGGGTGATCGGCTACCAACAGAGATGGAACTTTCTACAGCACTGCAGGTGAGCCGCCCATCTGTGCGTGAGGCGCTCAAGAGTTTGGAGGTCCTAGGCGTAATTGAAATTAAAGCGGGGGATGGGATGTTTGTCAGGTCATTCAGTTATGACCCGATAATTGAACACCTTCCGTACAACATGATGTTCGACCGGGACGACCTGGATGAGGTAATGGATATTCGCGTGACCCTCGAGCTAGGATACATCGCCAAAGCGGTGGAGCAGATCACAGAGAAGGACCTCAAGCAGCTCGGTTCATTACTTTCAGACATGGAACAGGCGGTCAAAGATGCCGATATGAGGGCATATGTTAAAGCGGATGGGGAGTTCCATAGGGTCCTTTATGAACCTGTCGGCAATAATCTTCTACTAAAACTGCTGGACATTTTTTGGAAGCTATTGCAGAACGCTCACGATTTTGCCGAGCTGGCGGATCCCGACTTGGAGCAATCCTACGACCGGCACAGAAAAATATATAATGCAGTAGCCAACCGGGATAGTAAGAAAGCGTATATGCTACTACGAGATCACTTTCGCTTTACCCAAGAGCACATATACGGTTCTAATAGGTCCAAGACAACCGCGTGCTTGGTAGTGGAGCACTTTCCGTCCTAA
- a CDS encoding amidohydrolase produces MIIDAHTHVFGPISEEERPKPPSIFHCHEFSGDLLVAEMDLAGVDKVFLISYDAQDIAPILEAKNESVEKAASFINKEYSLKALRNYPDRFIWFSTVSRAENGGLLERAKEDLEAGATGLKLMPSIMRVFPDDPCLMELYELCRQKNVPVIIDFSYWCLVGGSLRLSEDVRDFDQYIKRFCRVLQAFPEVNFQLAHFGTCIWTDRTGYAQVYEYHRLDPMIDTLRRFDNVYVDTAALTFLPDMNPGNRIGFDPLVLDHEYPFTLALKLLEYLVKGAGAEKVIFGTDWPYNEGICTYKQTVNMIRYFAYFLTDRQKELILGENALRFLKKMT; encoded by the coding sequence ATGATAATTGATGCACATACGCATGTATTTGGGCCGATAAGTGAAGAAGAAAGACCGAAGCCGCCGTCCATCTTTCATTGCCATGAGTTCTCCGGAGACTTATTAGTGGCTGAAATGGATTTGGCTGGCGTAGACAAGGTGTTCTTGATTAGTTATGATGCTCAAGATATCGCTCCAATTCTAGAGGCTAAGAATGAATCCGTTGAAAAGGCGGCATCGTTCATAAATAAAGAATACTCTCTCAAAGCCTTGCGGAATTACCCGGATAGGTTCATCTGGTTTTCAACCGTAAGTCGCGCGGAAAATGGCGGTTTGCTTGAACGGGCGAAAGAGGACCTCGAAGCTGGGGCCACCGGTCTAAAGCTGATGCCGAGTATTATGAGGGTTTTCCCTGACGACCCCTGTCTAATGGAGCTCTATGAACTTTGTCGACAGAAGAATGTTCCAGTAATCATTGATTTTAGCTATTGGTGCCTCGTGGGTGGTTCCCTACGTCTAAGTGAAGATGTGAGAGATTTTGATCAGTATATAAAGCGGTTTTGTCGAGTTTTACAGGCTTTTCCGGAAGTTAATTTCCAGCTTGCGCACTTCGGTACTTGCATTTGGACTGATCGGACCGGGTATGCCCAAGTATATGAATACCATAGGCTAGACCCAATGATAGATACCCTCCGGCGATTTGACAATGTTTACGTCGATACCGCTGCCCTGACGTTCCTGCCAGATATGAATCCGGGTAACCGAATCGGTTTCGATCCGTTAGTACTGGATCACGAATATCCGTTTACGCTCGCGCTAAAGCTTCTTGAGTACCTAGTTAAAGGGGCAGGGGCGGAAAAGGTGATCTTTGGTACGGATTGGCCTTATAACGAGGGGATTTGCACTTACAAACAAACCGTAAACATGATCCGTTATTTCGCATATTTCCTTACCGATCGACAGAAAGAATTGATCCTGGGAGAAAATGCTTTACGCTTTCTCAAAAAAATGACCTGA
- a CDS encoding Gfo/Idh/MocA family oxidoreductase gives MSWADLKVLLAGCGSVGRRHARILSSLGVSHLKICDPIAAQREALSRETPVEEIYSDYHEALKSGPDIVFVLTPPPLHVQMSVKALRAGCHVFCEKPLADDMNNIQTLVETIEQSGKKFMVGFCFRYHEGLRRAKQYLDSGRIGRLVSIRSVMGEHLPTVRPDYRTLTASQHLGVFDLVHEIDLAVWFSGGETKTVKSIHGKISDLDIQVTDVAEVLIEFDNNCYASVHLDFFQRPRRRLTELIGTEGVIEVEFAGWNQCTVSTFTAENGVWTRETLPTERDDMFRNEDRDFLTAVVEDLPVSIPVGEGIKSLRIVALARRQ, from the coding sequence ATGAGTTGGGCTGATTTGAAAGTGTTGCTGGCGGGTTGTGGTTCCGTTGGTCGAAGGCACGCACGAATCCTAAGCAGCTTAGGAGTCTCTCACCTCAAGATCTGTGATCCTATTGCTGCCCAACGTGAAGCTCTTTCGCGTGAGACTCCGGTTGAAGAGATCTACTCAGACTACCACGAAGCTCTTAAATCCGGCCCAGATATAGTGTTCGTTCTTACCCCGCCGCCCCTTCATGTGCAAATGTCAGTCAAAGCATTGCGTGCCGGCTGCCACGTTTTCTGTGAAAAGCCCCTGGCAGATGATATGAACAATATTCAAACGCTCGTTGAAACCATAGAACAGAGCGGGAAAAAGTTCATGGTTGGTTTTTGTTTCCGATACCATGAAGGTTTACGGCGCGCGAAACAGTATTTGGATAGCGGGCGGATAGGCAGGCTGGTCAGCATCCGGTCAGTGATGGGTGAACACCTACCTACAGTAAGACCCGATTACCGAACACTGACGGCCTCTCAGCACTTAGGCGTGTTTGACCTTGTGCATGAGATCGATCTTGCAGTCTGGTTTTCGGGCGGGGAAACCAAAACCGTCAAGTCAATTCATGGGAAAATCAGCGACCTTGACATCCAAGTTACTGATGTGGCCGAGGTTCTCATAGAATTTGACAATAACTGCTATGCCAGTGTTCACCTTGACTTTTTCCAAAGACCCCGCCGACGTCTTACGGAGTTAATCGGCACAGAGGGAGTAATTGAAGTGGAATTTGCCGGTTGGAATCAATGTACAGTATCAACTTTCACGGCTGAGAATGGGGTCTGGACAAGGGAAACTCTGCCTACCGAAAGAGATGACATGTTCCGCAATGAAGACAGGGACTTTCTGACTGCGGTTGTAGAGGACCTACCCGTCAGCATTCCGGTGGGAGAGGGAATCAAGTCCCTTAGAATCGTGGCTTTGGCTCGGCGTCAGTAG
- a CDS encoding ABC transporter permease, whose protein sequence is MEKLQHRTGKTVAKSKPSSLKERLKLADFGTGLTFLFALIAWEVVSRVFHIPVYILPPPTLIIGQFFARFGMIWNHARVTIFEVMLGYGTSILIAIPTAVAISRSRFVEKTVYPLLVSSQFVPKTAIAPLFIIWFGFGVMPKVMLTFLMSFFPLLVDSVIGFKSLRPEMEYLAKSMGASPLQIFRRIQFPNALPNIFGGLKVSGAFATSGAVVAEFVGSDSGLGYLLLRANGDFDTELLFAILFFLTAFGYALYALVELVERATIPWHVSKRGEAAGQ, encoded by the coding sequence GTGGAGAAGCTTCAGCATAGGACGGGAAAAACAGTTGCCAAATCCAAGCCCTCTTCACTTAAAGAACGATTAAAACTAGCAGACTTTGGGACAGGTTTAACCTTCCTCTTTGCGCTTATTGCATGGGAGGTTGTAAGCCGCGTTTTCCATATTCCCGTTTACATACTCCCCCCACCCACCTTGATCATAGGACAGTTTTTTGCCAGATTCGGCATGATATGGAACCACGCAAGGGTCACCATCTTTGAAGTCATGTTGGGATATGGTACGTCCATATTGATTGCCATACCGACTGCGGTAGCCATATCGCGTTCGCGCTTTGTTGAGAAAACGGTCTACCCACTGCTTGTCTCATCACAGTTCGTTCCGAAAACGGCGATTGCTCCTTTGTTTATAATCTGGTTCGGCTTTGGCGTTATGCCAAAAGTGATGTTGACGTTCCTGATGTCGTTCTTCCCACTGCTGGTCGACTCCGTCATAGGCTTTAAGTCCCTGCGGCCCGAAATGGAATACCTGGCTAAATCAATGGGGGCAAGCCCTCTTCAGATTTTTCGCCGGATCCAGTTTCCCAATGCGCTTCCCAATATCTTCGGCGGACTCAAGGTTTCAGGTGCCTTTGCCACTAGTGGGGCTGTGGTTGCCGAGTTCGTCGGTTCGGATTCAGGGCTCGGGTATCTTCTCCTTCGGGCTAACGGGGACTTTGATACGGAACTCCTATTCGCTATATTGTTCTTCTTGACGGCGTTTGGTTATGCTCTCTACGCCTTGGTGGAACTAGTTGAAAGGGCCACCATTCCCTGGCATGTATCTAAGCGGGGTGAAGCGGCCGGGCAATGA
- a CDS encoding Gfo/Idh/MocA family oxidoreductase — protein MIGVALVGLGDWSEVLAQQIARSSRVRLISVFARREQRRADFARMYGCKAAGSYEELLQDPEVQGVILATPNSVHEEQIRLAAEFGKSVLVEKPISASIEQAKRISEIAAENSIVIAVGHNSRRRPESRMLKQLITEGRIGESVMVEGTFSHDRGLRLRAGEWRWAREECPTGPLIQLGIHHADTLHYLFGPVRSVFGMQKRLHSAADIDDTTVTVFEFESGCLGYIGSSYATAATYRIVVYGTRGQLFYDDSLGFFKVDVSGGAERIKISVPKQSVAASLLEEIDEFADCISQRRQPEVTVQDGLRAVALVAAAELSAREGRLVSIHEVLNAPR, from the coding sequence GTGATTGGTGTAGCTCTCGTTGGACTAGGGGATTGGAGCGAAGTGCTGGCGCAACAGATTGCGAGAAGTAGCCGTGTACGACTCATCAGCGTGTTTGCCCGGCGTGAGCAAAGAAGGGCGGATTTTGCCCGTATGTACGGCTGCAAAGCTGCCGGAAGTTACGAGGAGCTACTGCAAGACCCCGAAGTACAGGGTGTAATACTGGCAACCCCTAATTCAGTTCACGAAGAACAAATTCGGCTGGCGGCGGAATTTGGAAAGAGTGTTTTGGTGGAAAAACCCATTTCGGCGTCAATTGAGCAGGCAAAGAGAATATCTGAGATTGCGGCGGAAAATTCGATTGTTATTGCTGTCGGACATAACAGCCGTCGTAGACCGGAATCAAGGATGCTGAAACAGTTAATTACAGAAGGACGGATCGGGGAGTCGGTCATGGTAGAGGGGACTTTCTCTCATGACCGCGGTTTGAGGCTCCGGGCCGGAGAGTGGCGTTGGGCGCGGGAGGAATGTCCTACAGGGCCGCTTATCCAGTTAGGGATCCATCACGCCGACACCCTTCATTACCTGTTTGGTCCGGTTCGCAGCGTATTCGGGATGCAAAAAAGGCTTCATAGTGCGGCGGATATAGATGATACCACTGTAACTGTTTTTGAATTCGAAAGCGGTTGTCTGGGCTATATTGGTTCTAGTTACGCAACAGCCGCTACATATAGAATCGTTGTCTATGGTACTCGTGGGCAGCTGTTTTACGATGACTCTTTAGGATTCTTTAAGGTCGACGTTAGCGGAGGTGCTGAAAGAATTAAAATCAGCGTTCCGAAGCAGAGTGTGGCCGCTTCTCTTCTTGAAGAAATAGATGAGTTTGCGGACTGCATTTCCCAAAGACGACAACCGGAAGTCACCGTGCAGGATGGCCTTAGGGCCGTTGCTTTGGTAGCTGCGGCGGAACTATCGGCAAGGGAAGGGCGACTAGTGAGTATTCACGAAGTGTTGAACGCCCCCCGGTAG
- a CDS encoding ABC transporter ATP-binding protein, whose product MDNHIEIRDLSKTYKTRDGWVEALNNINLTIKYGEFVSLVGPSGCGKSTLLQIVAGLIPSSKGTVIVDGKEVRRPITNVGIVFQEHLLLDWYDVLRNVLLQIEMRNLNRTDYKEQALWLLKRVGLDGFETKYPYELSGGMRQRVSVCRALVHDPPLLFMDEPFGALDALTRDEIGIDLEKLWLASKKTVLFVTHSISEAIKLSDRIVVMTPRPGRIEEIIEVDLPRPRGDMQFSEPFNELYNRIFGIFRSKGFLKASTMS is encoded by the coding sequence TTGGATAACCACATAGAAATCAGGGACCTTAGCAAAACATACAAAACCAGAGACGGTTGGGTCGAAGCTCTTAACAACATAAATCTCACCATCAAGTATGGGGAGTTTGTGTCCCTTGTCGGCCCTAGCGGGTGTGGGAAAAGCACTCTATTACAGATAGTGGCCGGTTTAATCCCGAGTTCTAAGGGTACAGTGATAGTCGACGGGAAAGAGGTTAGACGCCCTATTACTAACGTGGGTATTGTGTTCCAGGAGCACTTGCTCTTGGACTGGTATGATGTTCTCCGGAACGTACTTCTGCAAATTGAAATGCGGAACCTTAACCGGACGGACTACAAAGAGCAGGCTTTGTGGCTGCTGAAGCGCGTGGGGCTAGACGGGTTTGAAACCAAGTACCCATACGAATTGTCCGGCGGAATGCGGCAGCGAGTGTCAGTTTGTCGGGCCTTGGTACATGATCCTCCTTTACTGTTCATGGATGAACCTTTCGGCGCCCTGGATGCCTTGACCCGCGATGAAATAGGTATTGACCTGGAGAAGCTATGGCTTGCCTCGAAAAAGACTGTCTTATTCGTTACCCACAGTATCTCGGAAGCAATCAAACTGTCGGACAGAATTGTGGTTATGACTCCAAGGCCGGGTAGAATTGAAGAAATTATTGAAGTCGACCTTCCCCGTCCCAGGGGGGATATGCAATTTAGTGAACCTTTCAACGAACTGTACAACAGAATCTTCGGGATATTCCGCTCGAAGGGCTTTCTCAAGGCCAGTACAATGTCCTAG
- a CDS encoding glucuronyl hydrolase: MINPELKPKVTELLDKMVLRSKHNIGIWDGSFPDYYDRRQKKWYMNGYWTEAFWPGIMWWLYLYSRDPFLRDTAEYMSKRIAAEKIDLKDHDLGFLFNCSCVLGYTLTGSSEFKEVAIKAADRLSRRFNPRGNFIPAHGDVEHGDRRGYTIIDTIMNLRLLFWAHRMTGEQCFYDVGLKTAETILHANVRNDGSTYQVIWFDPDSGKIEGPGVHQGYNADSCWSRGQAWGIYGFSWLYRQTGDERFKEAAVRLANFFLRHLPEDKIAYYDLLDPRIPNVERDSSASSIAVAGLLILASSGKGLERYKWFVQAEELLTALVKNSSDHLDSTVEGGLLPHGCYFLSKDRGVDSELGFGDYYLVEALLRYYMFGILD; the protein is encoded by the coding sequence ATGATTAATCCTGAGTTGAAGCCCAAGGTGACAGAGCTACTGGACAAAATGGTACTGAGAAGTAAGCATAATATCGGAATCTGGGATGGCAGCTTTCCCGACTACTACGACCGCAGGCAGAAAAAGTGGTATATGAACGGCTATTGGACAGAGGCTTTCTGGCCGGGGATCATGTGGTGGCTTTATCTGTATAGCCGCGATCCGTTCTTGCGGGATACAGCGGAATACATGTCTAAGAGAATTGCCGCCGAGAAAATAGACCTTAAGGATCACGACCTGGGTTTCCTCTTCAACTGTTCGTGTGTTCTGGGGTACACTTTGACTGGCAGTAGCGAGTTCAAGGAGGTAGCCATTAAAGCTGCGGATAGGCTTAGTCGCCGTTTCAATCCCAGAGGTAACTTCATACCGGCTCATGGTGATGTCGAGCATGGGGACAGGCGTGGCTACACCATTATCGACACAATTATGAACCTGCGCCTGCTTTTCTGGGCCCACAGGATGACGGGAGAACAGTGTTTTTATGATGTTGGATTGAAAACAGCAGAAACGATTCTGCACGCAAACGTGCGAAATGACGGTTCAACCTATCAGGTCATCTGGTTTGATCCCGATTCAGGTAAGATAGAGGGACCCGGAGTTCATCAGGGTTATAATGCGGACTCCTGTTGGTCCCGTGGACAGGCGTGGGGAATATACGGTTTTTCCTGGTTATACCGGCAGACGGGCGATGAGCGGTTTAAAGAAGCAGCGGTTCGCCTGGCCAACTTCTTCTTGCGTCATTTGCCCGAAGATAAGATAGCCTACTATGATCTTTTGGATCCACGGATTCCAAATGTGGAGCGAGATTCTTCCGCCTCGTCTATTGCGGTTGCCGGATTGCTCATCCTCGCTTCCTCCGGAAAAGGATTAGAGCGCTATAAATGGTTTGTACAAGCGGAAGAACTTCTTACGGCACTTGTCAAAAACAGCTCTGACCACCTCGACTCAACCGTTGAAGGAGGATTGCTTCCGCACGGGTGCTATTTCCTGTCGAAGGACAGAGGGGTCGACTCTGAGTTGGGTTTCGGAGACTATTACTTGGTGGAAGCTTTGCTACGTTACTATATGTTCGGAATACTGGACTGA
- a CDS encoding ABC transporter permease: protein MSIELTRAKGTCGIDSYRKILSYFREKPLVTVACLILLLIAMSAIFALWVAPKDPYQMEIRSRLKPIGTPGFPLGTDSYGRDILSRVIWAGRTSLLAGVVPAFIAMSFGVLLGLLSGYWGGWFDRIVMAVVDIMLSFPFMLLAIALVAALGPSLQNAMIAVIVATVPARIRLIRGETLSIKEASFIDAARVLGYGDLRIIFSEILPNVMAIAMTAMSMDIPLMISATAGLSFLGLGVQPPQADWGTMVSDGKNFIMIAPHVTLVPSAVLLIVTLCFAIIGDAVRVIFNPKARDE from the coding sequence ATGAGCATTGAATTAACTCGAGCTAAAGGTACCTGTGGAATTGACTCTTATAGGAAAATACTCTCTTATTTTAGAGAGAAACCCCTTGTAACCGTTGCATGCTTAATCCTTCTTTTGATCGCTATGTCAGCTATATTTGCTCTCTGGGTGGCACCGAAAGATCCGTACCAGATGGAGATTAGGAGCCGGCTCAAACCCATCGGAACGCCGGGTTTCCCTCTTGGAACAGATAGTTATGGAAGAGATATCTTGAGCCGGGTTATTTGGGCTGGCCGGACGTCCCTTTTGGCCGGTGTAGTTCCCGCCTTTATTGCCATGTCCTTTGGGGTATTACTAGGTTTGCTCTCTGGATATTGGGGTGGCTGGTTTGATCGGATAGTTATGGCAGTGGTTGATATTATGCTATCCTTCCCCTTCATGCTACTGGCCATAGCCCTGGTCGCCGCTCTTGGGCCATCGCTACAGAATGCGATGATTGCGGTTATTGTGGCGACAGTTCCTGCTAGGATCCGACTCATCAGAGGAGAGACATTGTCTATTAAGGAGGCATCGTTTATAGATGCCGCTAGAGTGCTCGGATACGGTGATCTTAGGATAATCTTTTCCGAAATCTTGCCTAATGTAATGGCAATAGCTATGACGGCCATGAGTATGGATATTCCTCTGATGATTTCCGCAACAGCAGGTCTGAGCTTTTTAGGGTTAGGTGTACAACCCCCGCAGGCTGACTGGGGAACAATGGTCTCCGACGGTAAGAACTTCATCATGATCGCTCCCCATGTTACCCTGGTCCCAAGTGCTGTACTTCTTATCGTTACTCTTTGCTTTGCTATTATCGGCGATGCGGTCCGGGTCATTTTCAACCCAAAGGCCCGGGATGAGTAA
- a CDS encoding ABC transporter substrate-binding protein, protein MFELRFKRGILVTSVLLLVLATMTAGTLAAEKVSFRLNWVGQGSHAPFFLALENGYFAQNGLKVEILEGSGSATTVKLIGNKSNDFGWADAGTTILAAARGVPIKTISALFQSSSFAVITGKDSGITQPKDLEGKRVAMTSGDALSQLFPAFAKANNIDINKVQLTHVDAPAKVGALMENRVDAILGGADDQPLTLAAKGFPVRVLRFADFGTNTIGMSIIAHEDTLRQRPQVVRGFLDAVIKGWDAARKNPDAAIAAILKHIPEGNPEVMKNQLMAAFTFLFSPTSNTLGKATAKDWENTIKLLSEYRGLPAGKPATAYYTNEFLPNVLPGK, encoded by the coding sequence ATGTTTGAGCTCAGATTCAAAAGAGGAATTCTTGTTACCTCGGTTTTGCTACTGGTTTTGGCAACAATGACAGCCGGCACTCTCGCCGCCGAAAAAGTGTCATTTCGGCTTAATTGGGTCGGGCAGGGATCACACGCACCGTTCTTTCTCGCACTTGAAAATGGGTATTTTGCGCAAAACGGGCTGAAAGTGGAGATTCTCGAGGGTAGTGGTTCGGCAACAACGGTGAAGCTAATCGGCAACAAATCCAACGATTTTGGGTGGGCTGACGCAGGCACTACGATACTTGCCGCAGCCCGTGGGGTACCTATTAAAACCATCTCGGCGCTTTTCCAGTCTAGTTCTTTTGCAGTAATTACCGGAAAAGACAGCGGCATTACGCAGCCAAAGGATCTTGAGGGGAAACGTGTTGCAATGACTTCGGGTGACGCTCTCAGCCAGCTTTTCCCCGCTTTTGCAAAGGCAAACAACATCGACATTAACAAGGTTCAGCTGACCCACGTCGACGCCCCTGCAAAGGTTGGGGCGTTGATGGAGAATAGGGTCGATGCGATCCTTGGAGGGGCCGACGACCAACCCCTTACCCTGGCGGCCAAAGGATTTCCTGTTCGTGTGTTGAGGTTTGCTGATTTCGGTACCAACACCATAGGGATGTCAATCATCGCCCATGAGGATACCCTCCGGCAGCGTCCCCAGGTGGTACGTGGCTTCCTGGATGCCGTCATTAAGGGGTGGGACGCAGCCCGCAAGAATCCCGATGCAGCAATTGCAGCCATCTTGAAGCACATCCCGGAAGGCAACCCGGAGGTCATGAAGAACCAGTTGATGGCTGCGTTCACATTCCTATTCTCACCCACTTCTAATACCCTTGGAAAAGCCACGGCCAAGGACTGGGAGAATACTATCAAGCTTTTATCCGAGTATCGTGGTCTTCCCGCCGGCAAACCAGCAACGGCGTATTACACCAACGAATTTCTGCCTAACGTTCTACCTGGCAAGTAA